A window of the Persephonella sp. genome harbors these coding sequences:
- a CDS encoding KpsF/GutQ family sugar-phosphate isomerase: MKILDIGKRVLQEEKKALENLIEALDENFEKAVQLILDTKGKVIVTGMGKSGHIGNKIAATLASTGTPAFFLHPAEAIHGDLGMISREDIILAISNSGETPELLAIIPTIKRWGNKIISITNNPKSSLAQESDIHLFLNVEKEACPLNLAPTSSSTATLALGDALAVALLEMRGFTAEDFAQFHPGGSLGKKLMKVKEIMHTGNKLPVVSPDTPLQETVITMSEKGFGAALVAEDNKLIGIITDGDLRRFIKAGGSIDKSYAKDTMTVSPKTISEDRLVVEALELMERYNITVLPVTKDGRIIGLIHMHDILKSGVI; the protein is encoded by the coding sequence ATGAAAATTCTTGATATAGGCAAAAGGGTTCTTCAGGAAGAAAAGAAAGCATTAGAAAATCTTATAGAAGCCTTAGATGAAAATTTTGAAAAGGCAGTCCAGCTTATTCTGGACACAAAGGGTAAAGTAATTGTTACAGGAATGGGGAAATCCGGCCATATTGGAAATAAAATAGCAGCCACCCTTGCGTCCACCGGAACCCCTGCATTTTTCCTTCATCCTGCAGAGGCAATCCATGGTGATTTGGGTATGATTTCAAGAGAGGATATTATCCTTGCAATATCAAATAGCGGTGAAACCCCTGAACTCCTTGCCATTATTCCCACCATAAAAAGATGGGGAAACAAAATCATATCTATAACAAATAACCCAAAATCTTCTCTGGCACAGGAAAGTGATATTCATCTGTTTTTAAATGTGGAAAAGGAAGCCTGCCCGTTAAATCTTGCACCTACTTCATCCTCTACAGCCACACTGGCATTGGGAGATGCACTTGCAGTTGCATTACTTGAAATGAGAGGCTTTACAGCGGAGGATTTTGCCCAGTTCCATCCAGGAGGTTCACTGGGTAAAAAACTTATGAAAGTCAAAGAAATCATGCATACAGGGAATAAATTACCTGTTGTTTCCCCTGATACACCTTTACAGGAAACAGTAATCACAATGTCAGAAAAAGGATTTGGTGCTGCCCTTGTGGCTGAAGATAATAAACTTATTGGTATAATCACAGATGGAGATTTAAGAAGATTTATAAAAGCAGGGGGAAGTATTGATAAAAGCTATGCAAAAGATACAATGACAGTATCACCTAAGACAATCTCAGAGGATAGATTGGTAGTAGAAGCTTTAGAGCTTATGGAAAGATACAATATTACCGTTTTACCTGTTACAAAAGATGGCCGTATTATAGGCCTGATTCATATGCATGATATACTCAAAAGCGGTGTTATTTAA